The following are encoded in a window of Kaistia algarum genomic DNA:
- a CDS encoding SDR family NAD(P)-dependent oxidoreductase encodes MDTDFENARYPSLKGRVVFVTGGGSGIGASLVEHFAAQGARVSFVDIAEAPSRALVDRIAAAGHAAPDFIPCDLRDIEALQAAIATTRDRHGPIRVLLNNAGNDDRHRTEDVTVAYWDDRMAVNVRHQFFAAQAVRPQMREAGGGSIVNFGSITWMVGDADCPAYVTSKAAITGMTRALAREFGPERIRVNCMIPGWVMTERQMTLWLNADGERQIAERQCLADRLQPSDIARMALFLAADDSRMCTSQPFIVDGGWV; translated from the coding sequence ATGGATACGGACTTCGAGAACGCGCGCTATCCGAGCTTGAAGGGTCGGGTCGTCTTCGTCACCGGCGGGGGAAGCGGCATCGGCGCCAGCCTCGTCGAACATTTCGCCGCGCAGGGCGCGCGGGTGAGTTTCGTCGACATTGCCGAGGCGCCGTCGCGCGCGCTCGTGGACCGGATCGCCGCGGCCGGCCATGCGGCCCCCGATTTCATCCCCTGCGATCTGCGCGATATCGAGGCGCTGCAGGCGGCGATCGCCACGACCCGCGACCGGCACGGACCGATCCGCGTTCTGCTCAACAATGCCGGCAATGACGATCGCCACCGCACTGAGGACGTCACGGTCGCCTATTGGGACGACCGGATGGCGGTCAATGTGCGCCACCAGTTCTTCGCCGCGCAGGCTGTGCGCCCGCAGATGCGTGAGGCCGGCGGCGGCTCGATCGTGAATTTCGGCTCGATCACCTGGATGGTCGGCGATGCCGATTGTCCGGCTTATGTGACGAGCAAGGCCGCGATCACCGGCATGACGCGGGCGCTGGCGCGCGAGTTTGGCCCCGAGCGCATCCGGGTCAACTGCATGATTCCGGGGTGGGTCATGACCGAGCGGCAGATGACGTTGTGGCTGAACGCCGATGGCGAGCGGCAGATTGCCGAGCGCCAGTGCCTGGCCGACCGGCTGCAGCCTTCTGACATTGCCCGCATGGCCCTGTTCCTCGCCGCCGATGACAGCCGCATGTGCACGTCGCAGCCGTTCATCGTCGATGGCGGCTGGGTCTGA